ttattataaaaatgattttattatgaaCCATTTGTAATGGTAAAGGACATATTTTTccccccttcctccctccctctcgcacattatttaaaagtaattttcaaattgcattaagaaattatattatataaggataaatatatttcctttcttgATTTGTCAATAaggagaaataatttttaaataaaagaattaacgtAAAAGGGAAAATTCTGACGTGATAGAATTATATCTCgttatgatatttaaattaaaaagattgttgttgttgttgttgttttttttttttttgttttctttcctttttaaatatcaaagaatTGAGAAAGTACTTCGAAGGATTTATTgtcgaaagaaacaaaaaaagaagaagtaaagaaatCAATAACCAATGAACGGAATATGCATTGCCATGCACATTTGCATAACGGTGAAACGTGAAATGAACCTGATCTGCATCGAATTCATTAACATACTCCTTATTGGAAAATTAGTCAAATTAGCTGAGATAAGCAACATAGTTCTCAggatataataacatatattagTCAGTTAAAGATGATTCTTTGAaagggaggggaaaaaaaaagaaaaaaaaacaaacgaacaaaaaactaaagaaaatggaaatgtttttaattatcattaaatattattacgtcgTTGCTTTTAATCATATCGCAAAtcgatacaataatattaatgaattatgtCGAAGATATTTcgatcttttacttttaatatgaaagaaaaaaaaaaaaaagaaaaaaagaaaaaaggaataacgcGCTAATACGAAAATTACCTTTGccttttataatatcattaatgaaTCGGCcaattgaattattaagaTGGACGTTTATCTTATTCCTAACGAGAAAATATGTGAGAAGAAAACTATTCAGCAATCTGTACGgcgttaaattaataataacgatataatcctTCTTTCATAATATGTTTACGTGcgataagatattatataaaagataaattcacTATCAACGTtaacgtattaaaaaatagaagtatatttaataaaaataactatcgaACGATTATGttgttcatttctttttgcaaCGTCTCAACGTCAAAGTGCGAACGAACAGAATAATTTgttcgatcaaaaaaaaaaaaaaaaagaaaaaaaaaagaagaagaaaaaagaaaaagaaaaagaaaaaacgaacatAATTTcttaatcgaataataattaaaagaaaaatacctgAGGGTTCTTCGatgtttctttcgttcgtcgaAAATAAATCTTCGTGTCTTCTTTGAAAcacttattataaaaaaaaaaaaaagaacaaaaagattttAGTGAAATCGAACAAATGTCGATGTTAAACGATCGAAGACAAATAATTTGTcgttggatatatatatatatatatatatatatatatatatatatgtgaatgtgtgtgtgtatatttttttctttttcttttttcaccaaggaagaaaaaagataaaacggaCCAATTTGATTTAATGCTAATAATGATCCTTTTTCACCGAATGATTTTTCGTAGGAGACACGTGGTGTCGTGACGACCGGCGTCGCGATGCGTTCGAACCTGGCGATGTATGGTGGTCTCtttacgatctctctctctctctctctctctctttctctctctctctactcgggataaagagaaagagagagagagagagagagagagagagataacgcGAGTCCCTCCTcttagtctctctctttctctccgttcTTTCTACCCCCTCTTCCTCACTCCCTCCtcacttctcttctcttcttctcaccCTTTCCCTCATTCTCTTCGTTCCCACCACTCTACCAAATCCCCACCATCACAACTTACTCATTCTTTCCCCTTTCGAACTCGATGGACGGTCATGGGGTTCCCTAGCGTCTGGCTATCGCAAAAGGGACGTGCTATCGATTTCAAGGACTTCGTCCATACAAGACtacctattctttttttttcttcccccccccccccccgtaTTTACGTTCTAATCGATCGAcataaatatcgaatatatctttccattcttttctttttttcttctttctctctctctctctctctctctctctctctctctctcgctcgctcgctcatttttctttttttttttctttatttatttttcttttttaagatctttcatacaaaatttcataaatgCATACGTGCAAATCGAAGTGCACTGAATGCAAAATTCGTGTACGTAaatcgtataatattaattaatggaGGTTATgaataaagtattaaaattattacaatttttcttttgtttttttttttttttttcatgaataattttaatattaaaaggaataatattcGAGAGTAAAGTTTTATAATcaagtgtatatgtgtgtgtgtgtgtgtgtgtgtgtgtgtgagagagagagagagaagtaattaaatctacatacgtataaaatacgatatagGTTGGTTACAAAAGTCAGGTGCaagacgaagaaaatttgCCAGATATGTGTCGGCATCTATAAGAGGTCACGATAACTAATGATTCACATGTATAAGCTGTAAACTGTAAATATGTTAcatctattaataattatacttgttttgatttcgttaattaaattgacaaatatttctgttataataaataattgtacgcatgtcgaaatatttttttcacgtaAAAACTTCAGAGAATCATTAtggatattaaagaaaaaaaaaaaaaaaaaaaaaaaaaaagaaaatcaatattaataataataacaattaaatctaTCATAAATTTCTTTGGATTCGTTCATCAACGCTTATCAATTAtgtaatcaatataattataaatcaaagtgaaatgaaaatgctaaagaaagataattaattaattcattgttGACAGATTGTTATatcaaaaagttaaaaaattaatgcaTCACCTTGGCCATattcataatttaattaacaatcattattcaaatattaaaaattttggaaGAATtgctaatataaaaattaaacaaatattaatcaatacgataaaaaataagttataataatgatttacatAGATTTCGTAAAACGAGTATACTCgtgatcaatcgatcgatacaTTATGTTTTTCCATTgattcgtattatttattaaagtataaaattatgttattcgcattatttacataatttttatacattatcatatttttcgcttttcatttgtttttcatttaattaaatttttaataaagattttaatttgattacgAACGAATGGCCAAgatatttaacattatatttcttattttgtttttgttattctttttgcatataaatttaattaatcaagtgattatttttataatatctctaCTTACCCACGCAAGTTGGCAGCTTATCGATGGTCTCGTTCCATTTGCCGTTCTTACATTCAAgtattctattctcttttcttgtgTCGGGAAACACAGTCCCGGATTTACACGAGAACGTTCTTGACGTCACTGTATCATACGATATATAGCTTCCGTTTGGTGCTGAAATGTTCGGACAGCCCAACACTGGAAATAATATTGCAATTcctttatgtaaatattatcgatttcgaCTCAACGTGAAGAATGAATGAAGTCGTggaataataaagtaatattaaaaaaactgTCCATcttatgtttttatatataaatatatattttcgatcgcaaaattaaatttttaaatcgataacaAGACAAGATTAAGCGTTTCAATCTAGaatcttattatcatcgaGTTTATATACGACATTGATAAAAgtgaaattatcttttttcttcgatattgaATCGACGTTCGAGACGAagtattcgatattatttttcgatattttcgtctcatcgaaaaaaagaacaagaaagagaaaaaaaaaaagaaaaaaaaagaaatgaacgatTTTATCGCGTTAAATGTGTAACATTGTCACGTCGATGGTGTGTATTCTTCCATCCAGAAATATCCAATGCTATTTCTGGATAGAACGATTCGCGTTACGTAATCATTGGTAGATATCTCTTCAAGCACGAAGTTCACTCGACAAGTTTGACTTCGTTTTAGAGTGCATCAAcgtaaataaattctatatggTCTAAAGTTAGAATAAAACGTGAGTGTTCGTTAAGGAACTTCGTAGAAATTGAAGATATCAAAGTTATAAACCGACCTTGATATTGTAAAAGGAATCCTCGAGCAGGATAGAGTCTCGTCGAGGCTATTAGGTCAAGGGTCACAAGGTTCGAATTAGAGACAATTTTAATGCCAGCGGCGATGCCACAACGTTCGAACAaagtatttcctttttctcgaaCTCTCACGACGTCTATACAACTTCCATCAGCTTCTGGACCTGTAAAAATCATCAAGTATTATGTAAATAACaaagttatttttaaattataaaagaaatgaaatagttGATTTtataaaccaaaaaaaaaaaaaagaaggaagatttCTATGACTTTGAGGAtaagatgaattttttttttttttttttttttttctacataagCATATCATCCAATCTTATTgcagagagaaatataacgttataatatgtttctttaaaaatcgTACGAtcttatcttatgaaatgtttctttataaaaaattaaacgtaTCAATTCCACAGACTTCGTATTTATTCGAAACTTACTGCGAATATTCAGGTCGTGAAAGGTAAGGATAATCCTTTCACCAGGTGATGATTTGAATGTCCAACCACAGGAATAACCACCTGGATAATACAATGGATATCCCGGGGATTTTAAATAACCTCCTTCGTTCCCTTTGGGTATTCTTACTTCCACATTGCAATATTTACAAACCGCTACCTCTGAAatcaatgtattattaattcaagTATTATTTACCCTAAGGAATGTGATCAGATAAAGAATTAATGTAAGACGATCGTCTATCTCTCCctcattctatttatttatttatttattttttagattgCTTTAGTCAAatagagcgagcgagagagagagagagagagagagagagagagagagagagagagggagagagagagagaaaggaaatactgattaaaatattattaaatataggaTGAGTTTTAACAGAAGGTAAACTCCTTTGGGTTAGAAAGATCGACATCTGCGTCCGTTGCGGTCCATTTGTCGATGTAGAGCGTGACCGTAGAATCCATTAGAACGACGATGTCAGATAGGCGAGGTTGTAGTTGGGGGTGTCGACGAGGAGATGTCGTCGAGGTCTGTCCTTGCCCTACTTTCACTCGGAGAGTGCGCTAAAAGTGGGGCTTCTAAACGGGAATCCAAGCTGATATTAGGGCAACGAAGGGGAAGTTTTCCTTTCTACCCTTAACCCACGTAATTTGTAATTACGTCAATTgttaaacgtttttttttctctcggtaggaaatacaatgttaagtcaaaaacaaagaaaaaaaaaaaaataaagaaaagagaagaaagcaaaaaaataatcaacaatttttattttgcacaAATGCAAGACGTTAATTACCATGatataatcatgataataaatattatgtactTGCAGAAAATtcgttgttatatatatatatatatatatatatatatatatatatatatatataacaatatatatatatatgatattttgatatatatatgatatttttcctaatattttttataatatttttaataatacttatcgtaaatatatatatatatatatatatatatatatatatatatatatatatatatgatattttgatatatatatgatatttttcctaatattttttataatatttttaataatacttatcgtaaataaaattgataaaattattaaggaTAGATTTATTAGTTGTTATTAAACTTTTCTTACATTagattatatacttttataatcttccagatataataataataaaaaaacaaaaagaaaaaaagaatctcttgaaaatgtattaaaataaattttgcaaaatgAAGAATTCAACATCGAATGATTTTATTCGtcgtataattttgttaaaagggaaatgttagaaaaatcttttataatctttccacgtattttatcgattttttttactaaacaCGTctgttcttatttatttcaagtCATCGAGATTACCCCCTTAAAAGCTTCTCGTTACGTTAGCAAGCACGCAGTAGAGAATAAGAGGATAAAATTTATGTGAATCGTGAAACGAATCGAGCACAAAGTAGACGAGATGTACCAATAGAAATCAATGGATTAAATCGATTCGAATTCGtttgaattcttttatttatttatttctttccttttcttttcttttctctttttgctttcttctttttctatgacCCAAATGTCACGTTGCTTTTTATGGAATTTTGGATAGCTCGTCGAAAATGACACGTACACAAATCCCTCTATAAGCTTTTTGGATTGGTAAACCGTCCCCATTTCTATTTTGTCAGTGTCcattcattttgtattttgCTTTGCAGCTGTCCTCGATCTGTCTCCATGATCGTTCGAACGATAACGATCAAACGACACCAACGATTcgattatcatttttcattggCTTGTTTATAGAACGCAatcaaatagaataatataggTGAAAGCATACGTcgataattgtaaatatatttaaatactatgtctttcgttaatataatttacatcCGTGAACTacgaaacgaacgaagaaaataatttcacaaACTTTtggaacaaattattattattattattattattattattattattattattattattattattattattattattattcttattcttattattattattattattattattattattcttattcttattcttattattattattattattattattattattattattattattattattattattgttattattttttttcttttttttttccttgtttgttTCCAAcgcataatgataataataatttagtaaaatgaaataacgtCAAACTGAACGTAGAGTCTGAGGGAAGTTCGATAATTGGAATAAACAATAGACCAGGCACGAGCTGCGGTTTAATTTTGTTacgttgttatcgatttttaatatcgcaCACAAGCACAAgctacacatacacacatacacacacaaatataaacTCATATACACAAAGTAATAATTACTCGTCAACGTCAAGCGGATACAGGTCACGTCATTGAGAATTACTATTTCTGTTGTACATTTGCACTGAacttttacttctcttttatattatattcgcagtaataaatctttttcatcaataaaaaaaaaaaaaaagaaaaaagaaaaaaaaagaagaagaagaaaaaaggaaacgaataaATACAGTATTCGATACATAAAgagatatcttttcttttccttttttattggaaaataaaaGGCAGCAAATTTAAACATCGATATAATAGTTCCGTTGCatcctatatgtatatatatatatatatatatatatatatatatatatatatatacacatatatatagataaaaaaaaaattcttgataTAAAATACTCACCAGGAACACAAGCGTACTTTAATCTTAAAGCAGCGGGATGCCAATAGGTTGTTCCTGGATGATCGCTGCTTAAATTATACCGGCAATGATGTTGACCGGAACATctacaaaaaaatagaaagtttgAAATCGATatgtttgaatttatttttcaaattaaaattacgatgataaaaaaaaaaggaaaaaacgtaagagagaatgaaaaattaatttcattgtcaCGTGGACTATTGAAATTGTCACATACGAAATAAGGGATCGCAGATCGTTAGTCGTCCTGTGGGACGTCAAAAATGCAATTGCGAGGGCGAaagtaaaagaacaaaaatcgcTATCATTTGCATCGAACGTTCGTACGTTAATGCGCGCGTTGAGCTTAAATAAAGAAGGGGGAATGCTTTGTTTTTCACCCTCTTGCAAAGGGGTTCGTCACCGTTGTTTCACCCTTCGATCCATCTCCCCGGTCGACCCTTTCGCTTCGTCGATTTTATCGTATCTTATAGTCTCCCTTTTTCTCAGTCGGAAATAAAATGGGAAAATAGCTTTCTCGCGGCCGACATGCTCGAAATTCttatgaatatttcaaataaaccTATTTCGAGTGGAATTAAAGATGAATTTCCTTTTCAATTCgcacgtgagagagagagagagagagagagagagagagagagagagagagcgtgcgttaggaaaagaaatcgtaaattttgttttttctttcctttcgaatatataatattgcttgcttttcttaatttttcagTTACTTTAAGAATATACGTGTCTggttaatattacaaaattttctgGTGGTtgctttcaaagaaaataatttctaagtaaatgtaataaatccGAATCTATAACTTTTCTAAACAAATACTATACGTGATATTCACCAAAGTTTTCTAACTTTGTATCTAAATTTGTTCTAATTTtgttctctatctatctgacCCTCTCCCCGtctcaatctttctctttctctctctcgctcgctctctctctctctctctctctctctttctctctctttctcactctttttaaTTCTACATTATTTGCAATTTACAAAGGATCTCCAACGAGTTGCTCTCTTCGAGTCTTTATTTGCAATAGTCGATTTAcgttatttttcaattgacCTTAGGGAGTTTAAACATCCCTCTAGAGAAGCAATTAAAGCTTCTCGACATCAAAGCCGTGATTTGATCCACCCTCTTGTACGTGCATCCGAGACGCAATAAGCGTTTCTCAAGTGGAGATCCTCCTATCGAGTCCTTGTTCAAGacggaaaatgaaaagaagatatcCGTGGGTGGTTGCACGATGAATTGAACACTGAAGAGTATATAAAAGATAGgaacaaagagagaacgagagagagagagagagagagagagagagagagagaaagagagagaatgagagagagagagagctttctttttcaaaggaTCATTTTTAAAGGACATCACCGTCATTCATCGTTTAACGTTAAcataatagttttttttttatcttattaattaatctaaattaaaaacttaatccaaataataaattaatctaatcaaaataaaaatattatcatcttCGTTCTCTATATTCaacttcattaatattaaatggatcattttcttttttcatatatttttttttttctttttccataaatctttttaaataaattaatttttcaacggTAATAAACATGTCTGATAAGATTGAtccatttaatttcttttcgatcatCGCCTATCTTggataaatttaaatactttatattgttattaacatttggAATGTCATaacgtaaagaagaaaaaaaaaaaaagaaaaaaaaaaagaacaagaaaaggtggaaataaataatatataaatgtcgacatatggaaaattaattttggagatgttttgattaataataatatataaaaatataagtttcgttttttaattattttctttgtggTCTCCAACTTATCCAGATGTAATTGAATATTCTCAAACTTTCTCTTAACCTCACGGCGGTCTTTtgaaatatcgaagaaaaataagggaaggagggaggttATGCTTACTTTCTGTTGAAGGAAGCCCTAACGTCGAACAGATATCTatcttcttcatcgtcgtcttTGATATAATTTCCACGTAATTGTCTCGTGTCCTTGacatatgaattttttatgcccaatttgaatttcttcttttgtccTATCATCAGTCTTTGCGATTCGTATCCACAAATACCCGTTCGATTAGATTGATATTCCGCTTCCAATACGAAAATGAAAGCTTTGAGAGATCTACAGGTTAGACGTAAAACTCGATTGGAACATTGTTCCTCTTCAACGAGTTCCATATTTCCAGTTGACAATTTGACGGCCTTCGTCGTTCTTAAAAAATACGAGGGACTCGTAGGTACGATAAGCCGACATATACCACGTTCCGTCATTGTAGCTAAAAATGacagaagaaggagaagaatcaCGTTTGGAATCGTTCTTCTTAAAGACGCCATGACCGATGATCATCTCACGAGGATTCCTCGGTTTAATGCCTTACTTCTTCTCAAGGATCCTGTCTTAAAATTAGCCCTCCAGAGAGTTCAGGAGGTTGAATATCGTCGAGTATACCGATAAGACGTTAGCTagctcttcttttctctttcttttttctttttctttttttattccatccATCCAATTTCGAAggactgtgtgtgtgtatgtgcgcgtgtatatatgtatgtatgaaacacaaggagagaaaggaaaattttatttaattcaacactttcttttctcttatacaCACTagagtttctttctctctctatctctctctctctctctctctctctctctctctctctctctctctctctcgttttctttacGTTTCTCTTTACATCAAACAAAGTCGTTGAACTCTTACTTCTTCGTCGTCCATTCGCTTTCCGTGGGAAACAATCTTTCTTGTGATCGTTTAACGTTTAACGATCGATCAATGTTAATATCAACACAACGACGAAAGATTCCttacgaaaaatttttatttcacaaccgatcaaaatatatatttctcttctaCCTTTTGCATTTGAAAATCAAAAagtcgattaaaataaaacgttTCAATCTCCCGATACATCCTCGTTCAAAGTCGTAATACGAATAACGACTTGTATGCCATGGAGTACTCGATAAATGGGAGAGTAACTCGTGAAATACGATcggattaaataaataaacgataaaatccAATTGAGTAGCATCTTTGCGCTATTATCATGACGAGTTAGGTCAAGATCGTTAACGAACTATGTAAGTTAGAATCGAtacgatttaataatttatttattttttttttttccatgcaaattcgtctctctttctctctctctctctcccttttgttttttttttttttattttcacacgaaagaataatttttcattaacgaTTTCTTCGGatttaaacaaaagaaaagtatcAAACCAATcgtatcgtttcttctttcggAGTAATCACAGAACGACTGCCACGAAAATCTTTCAGAGTTGAGAATTATTTTCCAATCGAATTCTCAAtcttattctttatctttatctttctatttctctttctcctttatttttgGCATGCGTGGTAAGATTTTAACGAGTGTTCGCTAACCTAACGagcatcttcttcttctcgacgGTTGTGGTTTGTTGCTACAACGAAGAGGCCTCGTTGGGCGATCAATCGGCCACGGCCAATCTCCAGACGGCtttttagagagaaagagagagagagaaagacaaacaaaagtgtgttttctctctctctctctccccttgcGTGGGATTCTTTCGTTCCAAGGACGCGATCTAGAATAGATCCAagcatatacgtacgtatgacCTCTTCGAGAGAATTTTCTTAAGAgtgttttctcttatttttattttctttttctttctttctttcttttacctttttgtaaaaacaagctgatctctcttttcttcttcttcctcctcctcctcctcctccttctcttccacctccttctcctccttctcctccttctcctcttctatcgtttatattctttattcgtgAAACgcgagaatttttttctttttcttcttatcgatacttctcttcttcttcgtttttttctttttttggtgtttcttctttttctatttttttttctttttcttttttcaaatatcaagATATCGTcacttgttattatcgtcactaaTATGATCGCACAACCACGTGATATTGTTGGTCCTAGTTTCTCTCCAAACGTTCACGAAACTCCACGTTGAAATCGAACACTCAATGTACTTCGTTCTTCTCCTTATTCTCATTCTCGtatattttactctttttctctcttttctctctctctctctctctctctctctctctctctctctgtctctcttcaaCTCCGTCGTCGGCGAATCAAAATCTCAagaatttcattatcattccTCCGACCGGACGAATATATCGAGCGATTCGTTTCACATTTATACTAATTAATCCATATATCCTTCATTTAATTCTCATGCGAATCAACGAAATACATAGAGGAATATCTCTATCGACGACCTGTctagatataaaatagacaaataaattctattccAAGATCATTGGTTCATCATCTCTTTAACCGTCGTTGAACGATCTATATGATAcgaaaagtttgaaaaaagtcGATCGTCGTATACGACAATGTTCGTGATAAATTAAATGGCGAATCTTTGCATACgcgtaaagaaaaggaaaaaaaaaaaaaagaaaaaatagttaaTTAATCAACGGTACGATTTTGTAAGGAATGAAATTTTGTCATCGTGTACATCGATAATTCCTCACTGTCATTCGTTAAAATCTCGCGCACTCGCGCGAATATCACTCGCGTTCGTTAGTCGTCCTGGTGTGTACTGCGATTCCGTTGCGTTGCTTGCTCTGATatccctctcttcttctgtctctttcttactcactTACACACTCAcgcactcactctctctctctctctcttacgttctatgtatctatctatctctttctttttctttcatcgtagTCTTAACGTGTTCGATAGGTAGGTAGTAGAAACGTTTGTGGGTATTCACCGGAAGCAATGGTAGCTTTTAGAAGCAGGGACTACCCTTCCCGAGCACGTGTACCTACACGTACGTTTAGTTAGTAAGAGGGATGAAGAGTGGGAGATGGGGGAGGGGAAGAAGTGAGTTAGGGAGAACTGTACCACATTGGCCTCTAACCCTCGTGGGGTAGGTTCGTACCACGTTGTCCTTTTTCCCCTAACTTTCCTATTTTACCCcccttgattttcttttctaatctcGCGCGTGCTCCCCCgccccttcttttctctctctctctctctctctctttttctttttctctctctcccctcccctcccttctctcttctatcttttcaCGGATCGACGCCAATCTTCTCACCAGCTGCTCTTCttgaaatttcatatatttcctttctcctgGTTACCATTCATTTCTTTGTTGCAACATCGACcgaaattttaacgataaaatcatcCAATTTTGTCCTCATgtaattttacttttcctagaaaaatgagaataggTTATAGAATATTCGGGAACGTTTTTTTGAAAtcgtttaatactttttttccttttttatccttcttttctctcatgcAATATTATACtccaagagaaaaaagttgCGTTGTTTTAATATTCAACACGTTAACAACgtcatttaattttcatttctttctgttgttcttgttcttttttatttttttctttttttttt
This sequence is a window from Vespa crabro chromosome 9, iyVesCrab1.2, whole genome shotgun sequence. Protein-coding genes within it:
- the LOC124427138 gene encoding uncharacterized protein LOC124427138; the protein is MASLRRTIPNVILLLLLSFLATMTERGICRLIVPTSPSYFLRTTKAVKLSTGNMELVEEEQCSNRVLRLTCRSLKAFIFVLEAEYQSNRTGICGYESQRLMIGQKKKFKLGIKNSYVKDTRQLRGNYIKDDDEEDRYLFDVRASFNRKCSGQHHCRYNLSSDHPGTTYWHPAALRLKYACVPEVAVCKYCNVEVRIPKGNEGGYLKSPGYPLYYPGGYSCGWTFKSSPGERIILTFHDLNIRSPEADGSCIDVVRVREKGNTLFERCGIAAGIKIVSNSNLVTLDLIASTRLYPARGFLLQYQVLGCPNISAPNGSYISYDTVTSRTFSCKSGTVFPDTRKENRILECKNGKWNETIDKLPTCVATSAVILKTENEHHHLSSLSGDNVLGGGVRIGRGEGALANGNGQAMDSAQSAMMKQADYVVDVVLPTVLIALLFVGNAIIVYIIFQYRKRKIPMTAQGEEMALRNEAADVPQV